The proteins below come from a single Patescibacteria group bacterium genomic window:
- a CDS encoding DEAD/DEAH box helicase: MAYRSFSASRSKRGGNQSRSFGSNSRGNNRRNNRGKAYIDPTKYINKAVEKIDRVEFVPVHKFSDFGFVADLQANITKKGHEYPTAIQDGAIKPILEGRDVIGLANTGTGKTAAFVLPIINRIKTNPGQKAVLIMAPTRELAMQIDEEFKSFATNLNLYSAICVGGVNMQKQIRDLRRRPQFIIGTPGRLKDLMQKRELKLQFVTTLVLDEADRMLDMGFLPDIKEILAELPSERQSLCFSATITPQIQFLLDSMLKDPVTISVRTRETSEHIEQDVVRAGSKEAKIQILNDLLSSEDFEKVLVFGETKFGVQKLADSLTRAGLPAEAIHGNKSQPQRQRALRAFKDGKVGILVATDVAARGLDIPNVSHVINFDQPNNYEDYIHRIGRTGRAGKTGKALTFIAG, encoded by the coding sequence ATGGCATACAGATCTTTTTCCGCTTCTCGTTCTAAACGAGGCGGTAACCAATCGCGGTCCTTTGGCTCAAATAGCCGAGGCAACAACCGCAGAAACAACCGGGGTAAGGCTTACATTGACCCCACTAAATATATCAATAAAGCAGTCGAAAAAATCGACAGGGTTGAGTTTGTGCCAGTTCACAAATTTAGCGACTTCGGTTTTGTAGCCGATTTGCAGGCCAATATCACCAAAAAAGGCCACGAGTACCCAACAGCTATTCAAGATGGAGCTATTAAGCCAATCCTTGAAGGTCGAGATGTAATTGGCCTAGCCAATACTGGTACCGGCAAAACTGCTGCTTTCGTGCTACCGATTATTAATAGGATCAAAACTAATCCTGGCCAAAAGGCCGTGCTTATTATGGCACCGACCCGAGAGCTAGCGATGCAAATCGATGAAGAGTTCAAATCGTTCGCTACAAATCTTAATCTTTACTCGGCAATATGCGTTGGCGGTGTTAACATGCAGAAGCAAATCCGCGACTTGCGTCGTCGCCCGCAGTTTATTATCGGCACACCAGGCCGGCTAAAAGATCTCATGCAAAAACGCGAGCTGAAGCTGCAATTTGTAACCACTTTGGTACTTGATGAGGCCGACAGAATGCTAGATATGGGATTTTTGCCAGACATCAAAGAAATCTTGGCCGAGCTACCTAGCGAGCGCCAATCGCTATGTTTTAGCGCTACTATTACTCCGCAAATTCAGTTTTTGCTAGATTCAATGCTTAAAGACCCAGTTACAATATCAGTTCGTACTCGTGAAACTAGCGAGCACATCGAGCAAGATGTAGTTAGGGCTGGCTCTAAGGAAGCAAAAATACAAATACTCAATGACCTACTTAGTTCCGAGGATTTCGAGAAGGTGCTAGTATTCGGCGAGACTAAATTTGGGGTCCAAAAGCTTGCTGATAGCTTAACTAGGGCAGGATTGCCAGCAGAAGCTATTCATGGCAACAAATCCCAGCCTCAGCGCCAGCGCGCACTGCGCGCCTTTAAGGACGGCAAGGTAGGTATATTAGTAGCTACCGATGTAGCAGCCCGTGGCCTAGATATACCTAATGTTAGTCATGTTATTAACTTCGATCAGCCTAATAACTATGAGGACTACATACACCGAATTGGCCGAACTGGACGAGCTGGCAAGACCGGTAAGGCGCTTACCTTCATCGCTGGTTAA